TATGACGCCTCTTGAGAACAGTCTTCGTTTAACTGCAAAGTGAAAGAGCTTGAGCGGAACAAATAAAGGGTAAACAAGTATAATAAAATAAGCAAACGTTGAAATGAAAAGGTCAAGCATTAGTgcaatgagagagaaagaagaaaaaaaaatagttaatgaaaaaaaaaatgctttgaagaaatgaaacaaattttaattaaaagtacCACATGAAGTGATAGCAGCAGTAATTAACTAATACGTATACACTTTTGAGGTGATGGAAATAAACTAAGGAAATTAGGGGATCAAGAATTTCATTTAAAGGGAGTAATGGATAGTGGTGAAGTTTTTAAGGGATACGGAGCAATTGTATAGGATAAAGTAGGATAGAAATTGGGAAATATATAGggtaagggtgtgtgtgtgtgtgtgcgagggcATGTTGTGATGTTGGCATATTTTCTGGCTCACACTCCAGAGCAGAAGGGGGCGGTAATGCACCTATAGATGGATGCCAACCGccgtaaaacaaaaagaagaagaagatgatgatgacgtcGTCTTGTTGATACCTTCGTTTGCTTGTCGACATGAAGTATTTTTAAGGCGTCGGGGTGTAAAacgcagtgttttgtttttgttgttgtttgtttttaaagggtaGCGGGAGAGCGAGACTAGTGCGTCCACTACATTCCGGAACAAAACCGGAAGACTCCTTCTCAATTCTTAAACAACCATGTCGAAAGACACATCCCGTGGTCGTGGAAAAGATGTTAGTCTGTTTGAGAAGGGTCAAATCATTGGCATGCATCAAGCAGAGAAAACATCTAAGGAGATTGCAGAAACTACTCAAATTGGGTTAAGAACTGTCCAACGCATTATTAAAAACTGGAAGGATAGTGGGGACCCATCGCCTTCGAGGAAGAAATGTGGCCGGAAAAAAATCCTGAATGATCGTGATCAGCGATCACTTAAACGTTTGGTGAAATCAAAtcgaagaaaaacaacagtagaACTCAGGGCTATGTTTAATAGTGAAAGTAAGAGCATTTCCACACGCACAATGCGAAGGGAACTCAAGGGACTGGGACTGAACAGCTGTGTAGCCTTAAGAAAACCACAAATCAGTGAGGCTAACCGGAAGAAAAAGGCTTCAAACTGCTAGGGAGCATAAAGATTGGACTGAATGGAAGAATGTCATGTGGTCTGATAAGTCCAGATTTACCCTGTGCCAGAGTGATGGGCGCATCAGGGTAAGAAGAGAGGCAGATGAAGTGATGCACCCATCATGCCTAGTGCCTACTGTACAAGCCTGTGGGGGCAGTGCTATGATCTGGGGTTGCTGCAAATGTGCTCAAAGAATGAGGTCacctgactacctgaatatactgaatgaccaggttattccatcaatgcatttttttcttccttgatgacatgggcatattccaagatgacaatgccaggattcaccgggctcaaattgtgaaagagtggttcagggagcatgagacatcattttcacacatggattggccaccacagagtccagaccttaaccccattgagaatctttaggatgtgctggagaaggctttgtaCAGCGGTCAGACTCTATCATCAAtgcaagatcttggtgaaaaatgaatgcaacactgggtggaaataaatcttgtgacattgcagaagcttatcaaaacaatgccacagcgaatgcgtgccgtaatcaaagctaaaggcagTCCAACGAAATATTAGagtgtgtgacctttttttttggccaggcagtgtatatatCATTACACTCACCGAACGACACCAAGGCCAAAAGGAGTCCCAAGCTGATAaccattaccatggcaacagccaCTCTGCTGCGACAGATCTGACAGGATCCTGCACCTGTGATTagatttaaatgtcttatttctgGTTCTTGAGAAGCAAAGATCTCAACCGGAAACATTTTTGGAACAGAGTGCGACCCTCACTggcaaaataaattgaaatttgtcattttgaaacaATTCTGGATTGCTTTTAAAAGCATTGTTATACTAATCAGTGATAAACGCAGACAGTACACAGATTTTAAACTTCACCTCTTCATATAGATAATTTAACTGTTAATCTTTCGACTTTCATTAAGATTAAGAAACTTCTTTGTAAGAAAATGAAAACGTAATCTTGGACTTTTATGACAGGGAAACTGAATCTTTGCTTGTTATTCCTCAGCCTACAGTAAGAGTGTAAGACTTGTTGGGTCAGGAACTCACCTGCAGGTGTTTCTCGGTCTTCATCAACACCTGCGAGTCTCTCCGATGGATCCATGCTGGTATTTGATCTTCTCTACGTGCTCGTTCATTCATTAATTACATGATTGTGtaatttttcacacatttagCTGCACAAAAATGGAACCGCCCCACCCCTTCCTCAAATTTCAACCACTCTGCCCAACACAATGGTTCAAAaaagccagaaaaaaacaacactgagcaGAGGAAGCTAGCTGGGTGTGCAGAGTACAGCTCATGTGCAgcatatgtatttaaaaaaagcaccatCTCAGAGGCTGAAGGTGTTATATATGTGTGAACACTGAGTTGGAACAAACCTGAATGTGACATTACAGCTTTTTCACAGTCGTGTTTTTGTTCTTATGTGAATAACACTCCCACTGCTCTCCAGTGTTTTATCAGCGCTCATCTACTGATGAtctatttttgaaaaagtgtgtagaaatacatttattaatctTTTAAAGTATTATTTTCCAAAGACTGGATGCTTTTTTTAGTCTAAAAGAAATGCTCTGCTGTCAAATATATTAGTTTTTGTACAAAATAATCACTACTTCCACAGAAACTAACTTTACtaacatacaaatacaatattaaCTTCTGCTTTCCTACATGATAACAACTTAGCCGTACTTGCCCTTGCAGAGTTTTaccttttaattgttttgttattttatttcccaTGTGGTCAAATGTCCCTACAATTCCTTGACTTCTGttgatctgttttgtttgatATTCATTTAAGATCATAATTTGAAGGAATTGATTAGATAAAACGATACTGTTGTATaccaacttttaaaaaaaggaaaaaaactacaactttCTTTACCATCTTTAATTTTGTCTTGGTTtttgtaacacacacatttttttaacagcGATATAGCAGAAAAGATCTTACTAACATTTTGactacaaaaaaataaatctaaaatgtaaaacatgctTAAAATATGTTCACTAAAAATGATTATGCAGTGTCTTCTTGCTCCTGCTTCTTGAGATTCCAGGAAATGTCATGCCCCAACAACTGGTTGAAATGTGCTTCcagctgcaacacaacacatttaaaatgcgTTATGAAGAAaaatttaaacagaaaactctgcACCTACATCTGTCTGTCCCTTTTACAAACGTGAAACTGGTCCCTGTTCACCCGGTGTTAACGCGTCTAGGTGATGAGTGGCATACCTGGAGAATTATACTTTCCTCTGAGGTGGCGTTtgcacagaggagaggagaggtggatgAGCACATCATCGACAGGCCAATTTCAATTTCCTCTGATTCTAAGCCAGGCAGAGAAGTGTGAAGAGGAAGTTAAACTCATTCTTTAATTCATGCTTCAATATTTGCATGTGGCACATGAAATAAAGGTCCACTGTTTCCAGACGCCATCagcaccattttttttaaagtctgccCAGTCACCATGTTTTATCAGTATATGTACACACGGTGTGAACTTCCAAAGAACTTCCTCTTGTTTGATTTGCATTTTTTGCCCAATAACtacaaaacagtttttttttttacattgcttTAAACAGAATTTCGTTTACAGAACCGACAGCCTTTATCTATTatatttttcaatgttttcaataaaaagGCAGTTTCAGCGGATAAACAAAGTGATAAAAGAGTAACGATCgactaaacatttaaaataaaatcatacaaGCTTAGCTTATAGGAAGGCAAATGAAGGTAATGTAAAGTGTGCACTCTGTTGTAAATGAGCTAAATGACTGGAAAACCTCACCTGTAAAATGTGACGTGGTTATTTGGGGACTTCGAGCTTCATCGGTCACTGTTCGCACTTCAAACATGTAATTGGTCCCTGATTTCAAGTTGCCAAACGTGTATGTGGTTTTGTTACTCAGCTCAGACTGGTTGTGGCCCCAGAAGCTGGAGTTGAGGTGAACAGCGTACCGGGTTCCTCTCACTGCGCTTTCAGGCGCCTTCCACTGGAAAGTGATATGGGATTTGTTGGCGGAAACAACTTTGGCGTCAGTCGGTGGACTCGGCACTgaacaaagagaaaagacaaaaaaagaagatttttctcattgtataaatgacatttttgaagttACTATCTATACACTATTTTGTATCAtgtacactatatggacaaaagtattcgAACATCTGACCATTACACctacagggactgtaatgacgtaTTGAAATTCATATACaggactttaatatggagttggttcCCCTTTTGCAGCATTGTTGGCATTTATAAGGTCAGGTACttatgttggacgagaaggcctggctcgcgatctctgttccagttcatcccaaattTGCTTAATGGGGTTGAGGACAGGGATCTGTGCtggtcagtcaagttcttctACACCAAACCTTCCAAATCATGTTGGAACAGAAAAGTCCAAATAGTCTCAGTATGCGCTAAGTTTGCCTTCTATTAGAGATAAGGGGCCAAGCCCAAACACTGACTATAACACCTGAATTTAGTACTTTAGTACTAgtacaggtgtggccaaatacttttgtccatatactgtacatgctctGCATTTTCCACACAACAGCCTCTTGATTATACATACTTATTAACAAACATGAgaataaatgttacacactagacccTTAAATAAACAGTAATGACAGGAGTCACCGAATGAACTTTAACCACACaaactgaggaaaaactccacacCAGTGACTCACGGGTGAATTTGGAGCGTTGTACTTGCGGACTGTGGAGATGTCCACTAACACAGGAGACAAGCACTGTGTATTTGGCTGCTGTCTTGAGAGAGGAAACCTCCACCACAGGTTCAGTCGGTTTCTTAGTTATTGTAACATTTTCACCATCCAGCTGGAGAATGACGGCAAAGTATGAGCAATTTCCAGAAGAGGGGGTCCAGGTGGCACAGAGGGAGTTATGTGTTGTTTGTAAGATCAGGTTTGAAATCGGTCCAGGAGCTGTGATGGAGTCATAAAGTCAGATTAGTGACGTTCAGCACAGGAGGATAACAATTAGTATTAGTTGACAAGGGGATCCTGATCCCAATCTCACATATCAGATTAAAGCTAATCTGGGCATTTTCTTTTAACTGGTCTGAACAAACTTTTACTCAAACTGCAGAGCTTTCCACATGTGCAAGCTGTGAACTACCTGAGTGAGCACGTCCTTCGTGCAGCTCATTTGTAGACACTAGCCGGGCTTTCATATTATTTGAATATGATGCCTCATTTTGAacctctgctctgtcctcttTGCCTGgtacactgcactgcactgcactgcgaccataaccataacctgaacctaaccacaattcacatcttagTCATAAACTTAATcggttcctcagaaatgaggttctgtcacattaggaccaggttttggtctggATTTAGGATTGAGACACTCGACTGGAACAAGATTGGACATGCCCATTAGCTGCGTAATCATTTGTGGAAAGATACCGGTGTAGTTGACGATGGTCACTTTGTCTCCCTTCAGAGTTCCATTGACCAGTGCCGTCACGCTGAGCGTGATCCTGGAGCCCATCGGCAGACCTGTTACTTTCAATTGCTGCCGAGTTTGAGTTGAGTTGTAGTTCATTTCTTGATCAAACCATTGGCTGAtagaaagagaaagaacaagaacaacaataataataatgatcatgcAAGTTTCTTTTCAAGAAATCAGTCATAGATTGAGACTGAATCTGGAAAAGGGTATTTCTAAACTAGAGACTTTGTATCATGGCACCCTGACTCCAGGAAATATGACCTCTCATGATGTGAAAAGATGGGAACATTGGACTGAGTATGTTACACCTACACGTCTATTAGTCTATTTGTTTGGAAAAGTAAATTCgtgtcttattttatttatttttgcttttaggATTTTTGGTTCTGTGTTTAGCATTTGATGTTagttagttatttttatttatgaaatgCATCCTTGGATATGTAATTATCAACAAATACATACTAATTGCTGTCATCCACAGCCTGAACGCAGAAAGATGTGCTGTGTCCCTCTGGAGGCATCCAGCTGAGCAGCAGGGAgatgtttgtattttcagtcaCGCACAGGTCGGAAACTTTGCCAGGCTCTGAACAGGGAAAGCAGCAGATAAACATtgacaacaaatacacaagGCTCACAAGGTGTTTTTGTTTAGGCTGGATGTGGTATCACTGAtatgaattttacatgattctaacaaacaaatataaaaggaaagaaaagagcaaCGTGTGCAGCATGCATGTTATTTGACATTTCGTCAACATTCGTTGTGCTTTATGTGCACATAAACTCACTTGTATATGTCGAGATGCTGGATCCTTCACTGAGTGTGATGTTGTCCCTGACTCCTGTGAGGACAGTAAATGTGTAAAGGCTCCCAGGCATCAAACCGTCAAATTCTGTGCCCTCTGTGTTACTTCTGTTATTCTTCTCGTCATCGACCACAATGAGATAGAAATCCGAGTTCCCCGCTGGTTTGTTCCACATCAGAAACACAGATCTTTCTGTCACGTTGGTTAGAGTGAGGTTTCTTACTTTGTTAGgtactgacaaaaaaaagacagagaaaggaaataaaaatgactaaatatCACCACGTGATTGATAAATTAATAACAACTTGTAACATGTACTCTTAAAAACTGAAGTCAAAGGCTTGAACATCtgtacttaaagctgcagtaggacacttttaaatatgaacaaaggCCCGTTacaattgtcaaatgagttcacaccgTGCTGGTTAAgtttatcagctccacacaacttttttgtgtttctcagtatagtggcATTTAGATCTCAAGTTGCCCGGCAACatccctgcactgcacacaggaagtgattcattttatgtcaagacaggcGAATACGACAACGGCTGTAACTCACTGGTGTAGAAAGAGACCTCCTGCGGGTTGAGGTCTCGCTCACATTTTACAGGGATCACCTGGACGGAGTAGAGGGTGCCTGCTGTCAGGTTGAACAGGTCGGTGGTCAAATTAGTCTGGATTTCCGTCATTTGTTTGTCACCTGTGACCTCTACACGGTAATGGCTGATGCCATCAGGTGCCAGCAGCCATGACAGAGAGGCACCGCCGCATGTCACGTTGGTCACGTTGACATGGCCGAAGAAACGATCTGGGAGTTAAAATGAGATGATGATTGTGAAGGggagtacaaaaaaaacaaatatgtgagTAACAGATCGGGCCAAAGTTGTTATTATACATAAAAAGAATACAGTGAATACAGTTATAAACAAGCAATGCTGAGCTGAATTTGCATCTTTTTCTGGTTTTTGCAGTATTGAGTAGATAAATCGTGGCACGATGCATAAATTAACATTATGTTTCATCCTAGATGTAGGAATGATAAATGGGGCAGTTTTTGGCTGAACATTTGTAGCATGTGTCTACGGATTTGAGTTTTACATGTGGGATTAGCGGATTTGCATGTCCACATTGGGGGGGCGGGGTGTTACACTAAGTACATGAGTAATTGCTGCTCAaaattcagtatttttttcataaatggTGGGACAGGGACCAGATTTGGCATTTTGGTATAGTAAAATGTTGTGAAGAGCAACTAAACTGGGTATATGacttcattttcacagcagccattttgacaggtcgcagGAGGACACGCATATACTGTAGGTGAAAAATAAACTAATGATGGCCAAGCTGTGCTACATTTCACTTTCTCAGTTTCAGGGAGCATGCTAGCTCACTGTCGCACTTGTCCTGACTTGCATGAATTTAAcatgaaacatgtcaaagtgtCCGTGCTGATAATGGCTCATACACTCGCCACACACTTCGGTGGGACTACTGTGTACCTCATAAAGTGGCCTTCTGTGAGTGTGGGAGCACAGCAGTGTGACACATGTGACTCGAAAACAGCTTGAAATTAGTCCTTACcttcataacaaaaaaaaggcagaagatCTGAGCAGCTTTTTTCAACCCAAGGCCCAAAGCTTAGCATGGCCACACAGGAGTCTTCGATATAATCCTCATCAGGCTCTAGATCAGTGTGTAGCAGCATTGGTGAGCACACACAGTCTCCTTCAACTGGCAGCGGCGGGGCCATAGTTGTGAAGTCTTCCTCATCTTGGTCAGGGACACTGGTGAAGCTGCTCATGTTAGTCGTATTGAGGTCAGGGACACTGGTGAAACTGGTCATGTTAGTCATATTGAGGTCAGGGACACTGGTGAAGCTGCTCATGTTAGTCGTATTGAGGTCAGGGACACTGGTGAAACTGGTCATGTTAGTCGTATTGAGGTCAGGGACACTGGTGAAGCTGCTCATGTTAGTCGTATTGAGGTCAGGGACACTGGTGAAGCTGCTCAGGTTAGTCGTATTGAGGTCAGGGACACCGGTGAAGCTGCTCATGTTAGTCGTATTGAGGTCAGGGACACCGGTGAAACTGGTCATGTTAGTCGTATTGAGGTCAGGGACACTGGTGAAACTGGTCATGTTAGTCATATTGAGGTCAGGGACACTGGTGAAACTGGTCATGTTAGTCGTATTGAGGTCAGGGACACTGGTGAAACTGGTCATGTTAGTCGTATTGCGGTCAGGGACACTGGTGAAACTGGTCATGTTAGTCGTATTGAGGTCAGGGACACTGGTGAAACTGGTCATGTTAGTCGTATTGAGGTCAGGGACACTGGTGAAGCTGCTCATGTTAGTCGTATTGAGGTCAGGGACACTGGTGAAGCTGCTCAGGTTAGTCGTATTGAGGTCAGGGACACCGGTGAAGCTGCTCATGTTAGTCGTATTGAGGTCAGGGACACCGGTGAAACTGGTCATGTTAGTCGTATTGAGGTCAGGGACACTGGTGAAACTGGTCATGTTAGTCATATTGAGGTCAGGGACACTGGTGAAACTGGTCATGTTAGTCGTATTGAGGTCAGGGACACTGGTGAAACTGGTCATGTTAGTCGTATTGCGGTCAGGGACACTGGTGAAACTGGTCATGTTAGTCGTATTGAGGTCAGGGACACTGGTGAAACTGGTCATGTTAGTCGTATTGAGGTCAGGGACACTGGTGAAGCTGGCCTGGGTTGTAAATTCTGTGTGTCTGGTGGTGAAACTGGTTTGCCGTGGGTTCATCGATGCTGGGcaggtgcaggagcagctgcagcagctcggtTTTGTGCGGGAGGATTTGAACACAGGCTGACCAGGGTACCAGTTCTGGAAAGTGAGGAGGTCCCCATTGCTCCATCGTTTCCAGGGCATACTGGAGCTACCGGTGTAGTTACCGGTGTAGTTACCGGTGTAGTTACCGGTgtagttaccagtgtagtcacCGGTGGAGTTATTACTGGAGTTACTGATGGGATAGAAGTTCTTCCGGAGACCGATCCAGGAGTCAGAGGTGAGTTTCGAGGCAATGATCTGGATGTTGTCATGGGTCAGAGTCACCAGCTCTTTGAAACAGACCTAATGTGATATGAAAAGTAACAGTCATTTGACCTTTTATTAAACCCTACAACCAGTGTTAATGTTTCCTGATAGGCAAACAAATACAgtctaaataaataatttggaATGCAAAGGGCAAGCAGTAGTTAAAGGGTGGATGAATGATGATATTCCCTGACATTTCCTCTAGGTCAGGGAAAATATACAACTATATAAGGTCAAAAAAATATTAACTTATCCCTTGAAATGGCTTCATATctggtccacaaaatgttggACATTGGACATTCACGGTTTTCAGTTGTTGGCAACAAGGTGAGATATCACGTCAGCCACAAaactgattttcattttcacacatgcaaAACATTGAAAACTGTTTCCTACAGTTTCCAGCATTTAATGTAAGCTAATCACCATCTGTAGCTTTGTATTAAACTGGCAGGTGTGACTGGTAGATTGGTCTGAAAGTCTAGCAGTGAGTGTTTCAGTCAATGTTAATAAATGACCATAACCTGTTTGGTGCAAGATTTTGGTTGGTAAATGAATAATTCCAGAGTTTTCTGTTAATATAATATTCACCAAGCTACATggtgttaaagttaaaatacaaAACTGTGTTTAGTTAAATGTGTAACTCTAACAGCTGAGAGGAGGTCAGAAGCTCATTTACTAGCTCTGTTCTTCAATTGTGCAGCTCCACACAGGTGCACTTTAGTAAGTTAGGTCACACCCTTCCCaatttttttcaaacacttAATACTTTTTATGTAGAAGGTTTAATGTTGTACCTTGCAATGGTTCCTTGCCTCATTCCATGTGAGATTGCTGGTCTGGAGGAAGTATTCTCGGTCTGCTGTGCTTTGCATCAACATCAGTGCTACACAGAAGAGCACAGACCGAGGAGACAAGGTCACTAACAACGCACATGCCACAGTTTAAACTGCCCTCGTCAGCAAGCAATGGTGTTTTATTCTGTAATTCAATAATATATTCACACATTTCTAACATAAAC
This Solea solea chromosome 3, fSolSol10.1, whole genome shotgun sequence DNA region includes the following protein-coding sequences:
- the LOC131455891 gene encoding receptor-type tyrosine-protein phosphatase H-like; protein product: MSSFTSVPDLNTTNMTSFTSVPDLNTTNMSSFTSVPDLNMTNMTSFTSVPDLNTTNMSSFTSVPDQDEEDFTTMAPPLPVEGDCVCSPMLLHTDLEPDEDYIEDSCVAMLSFGPWVEKSCSDLLPFFCYEDRFFGHVNVTNVTCGGASLSWLLAPDGISHYRVEVTGDKQMTEIQTNLTTDLFNLTAGTLYSVQVIPVKCERDLNPQEVSFYTIPNKVRNLTLTNVTERSVFLMWNKPAGNSDFYLIVVDDEKNNRSNTEGTEFDGLMPGSLYTFTVLTGVRDNITLSEGSSISTYTKPGKVSDLCVTENTNISLLLSWMPPEGHSTSFCVQAVDDSNYQWFDQEMNYNSTQTRQQLKVTGLPMGSRITLSVTALVNGTLKGDKVTIVNYTAPGPISNLILQTTHNSLCATWTPSSGNCSYFAVILQLDGENVTITKKPTEPVVEVSSLKTAAKYTVLVSCVSGHLHSPQVQRSKFTLPSPPTDAKVVSANKSHITFQWKAPESAVRGTRYAVHLNSSFWGHNQSELSNKTTYTFGNLKSGTNYMFEVRTVTDEARSPQITTSHFTESEEIEIGLSMMCSSTSPLLCANATSEESIILQLEAHFNQLLGHDISWNLKKQEQEDTA
- the LOC131455957 gene encoding uncharacterized protein PF3D7_1120000-like, producing the protein MNRLTQQVEVRILILWALMLMQSTADREYFLQTSNLTWNEARNHCKVCFKELVTLTHDNIQIIASKLTSDSWIGLRKNFYPISNSSNNSTGDYTGNYTGNYTGNYTGNYTGSSSMPWKRWSNGDLLTFQNWYPGQPVFKSSRTKPSCCSCSCTCPASMNPRQTSFTTRHTEFTTQASFTSVPDLNTTNMTSFTSVPDLNTTNMTSFTSVPDRNTTNMTSFTSVPDLNTTNMTSFTSVPDLNMTNMTSFTSVPDLNTTNMTSFTGVPDLNTTNMSSFTGVPDLNTTNLSSFTSVPDLNTTNMSSFTSVPDLNTTNMTSFTSVPDLNTTNMTSFTSVPDRNTTNMTSFTSVPDLNTTNMTSFTSVPDLNMTNMTSFTSLHQCP